aAACTAtggattctagttaacatgGTGTTATGGGCAAAGTtcaaagcccgtttatatgtttgaATAATAATTTGTGGTTTCTATATTGCTTATGTGGGCTTGCTTCATTGattttgctttacagaaaatttttatatgtatgtgttctttggtggccaacttaggatatatgcatgtaattagtGCTAGATTTAGtttaacaattcacctaataattttgtgaacctaaatcataagtagtaaaggttttggacaaaagtcgaaatcaattaaggagaatTGCAAATAGattaactttttcatactaggttgtgcactttagttgacattctttctttgttcgttatgcgttgaatgtgttcttgagtagctagctttctagactataattgcatgttcaatatgaTTAATTTAGGTGTTTTTagttagattaattattcaaggaaagtaaaaaatgggaaatcatttgttttttaacgtttcacatggtcaacatctttctcatgacatagaaaatcaactataggatttgtaattggatttctttcaTATAGATATGGTTTTGatatttgttccttgcgttccacccttatatatgtgtttttacatttttaattttatttattttaattttcgacTTTAATCTTAAAAACCTCTAATTTCGATCTCATGTAATTTTGTACATTTTTCTTAAATTTAATACTTCATACTTATATTaattctttgtttatttatgcAATTACAGGAATCCCTAGCTTGAACGAtctctacttattctatactgacaactacattttgcagggttaaattatttgaattgatttaaaaTCAAATTAAGATAGTTGCAaaaagtcatatatatatatataacgtttTGGTCCCTTGTGATACACTATCTGTTCTCGTAAATTAGTGTCATCATACTAAGAGAACACTGGAGGTGAAGTTAGGAGAAGACGAAGATAAATGATTCGAGTGCATCATGTAAGATGCCTTCATCTATTGCACAGTTTATATACATTGCAGATATCATGATAGATATGATGTTTCATTCCTATATTGGGATATGACTACTATAGCACTCCTAAAATAGTTCACTCAAATATTAGGATAGATATGCTTCTGCAATTTTAATATACTCTGCGTTTACTACTGCAATCCTAAATATAGTTCACACATATAACATTGTTTACATGTGCTCTTTCCAAGATAGATTTACAACATTAGATTAGTGTAATTCTAACACAATGAAGCTTTGTGCTGCTTCTTTGGGACTCAATTTGGCTAGAAATGGTGGCTAGTCTCATGTGATGCTAAAATGGATGCTAAGGAGATGGTGGATTCACTTAATTCAAATGATGAAAGCTAGGCTACTGATAGGGCTTTACTGGCCTttgtaaaattattattttctagTTTTTAAACACTTGGATGTTTATTCTCTTCCTGTGATTGTGATCAGGCAACACATTCGCTTATGTTCTTGACTTTTACGTTTGGATTTGTCATAGTTCATATTGGCTATGTCATTTACTCGAATTTGTATGTCAATTTGCACTTAAGGACAAGTTCAAGAACTATGCTCTAATTTTTAACAAAGACAAATTCATTCTAGCAAAGAACTATGCCGCAGATCCATATTTTTCAAACCTAAATTAACCTATTTTGCGAAACCCTATGTGGATGAATGCAATCAATGGCAAATAGTGGTCGTCTTCTAAAAtcttttcttctatatatttgTTTTCAAAATCTTTATAACATATGAATGTCGGTTAAAATAAAGTCACATTCttttgacgaagtggtgttagctcagtggttagagcacccactacctatgtacgaagtcatgagttcgagtcaccatgggggcaggagtgaaaccctttaaTCCTCTTTTACAAAaggtaaatgaaaaaaaaaaaaagtcacatTCTTTTATTCTCATTTTGTATTATATAACCATTAGACGTAGTCGTTTATTAGTTAGCTAGCTAAGTCTCTCGAATCATAGATCAACACTTGCTCATTAACTGTTGTCATTCATCCTGATCTCTTTGGCCAAGTCTCATTTCATTCCCTTTTTGATATTAGGTCTTTCATTCGTATCGGGATCATTGAAaacctttttctctctctttcattcatttcttttctcaaaTTTGGGGTTCTTATCATTCATTTACCATGGCCAAATTAGAACCAAATTTTTTCACCCGCCTAAGCAATGCTGTTTTTCAAGGTGGTTGATAGGATGCATATGCACTTTAAAGGTTATGATCCAGAGACAAGTCATTCATCTGCTGCGCTGGTTAGAGCTGCTcatggttctaaaaaacggcctaggCGGCACCTAGGCGCTGGGCGTCAGGTCACCGTTCCAATTATGGGCTAGTAAATGGTTTTAGGAGTCTTGTTCTTAAGCGGCTGCCTAGGcgctgcaattttttttttttataaaaaaatccTCATAGTGCCGGCAAGGCAGCCCAATCACAAGGCAACGTAGGGCTGGGCGTTTTGACCCGAAAACCCGAAAAATCGGCCTGGACCGGCCCGGACCGCCGggttcgggccgggctttaaggaaaaaaaacacaaaaatttGAGGCCCGGACCGTTTAAGAATaaaacgggccggtcccgggcctGAGAATACACCACCATGAAAGCCCGGATAAAAGCCCGAatatgttatatatgtcattatgCCACATGCCTTTCTCTTATAGGCTCCACGTTGAGCCTTCTTTCaattaataaatatttttttatatttttttttagtcttcctccttctctctccacGTTCCCTCTTTTCCTCCCCCTCTCTCCACACGTCCTCTCCTtcaattaataaatatattttattagtctcctccttctctctccacGTTGGGCCCTTCTCTCTTTTCCTCCTCTCTCCACACGTTTTCTCCTCCagattttcttccttctttcttcttctcttcaattCTTCTCTTCCCAGATATACCCACCTCCGGCAACCCACATATATCAACACCATCATGACCCACTTATTCTCCCTCTCGCTTCCTCAGCCCCGTCTCCTTCAACGAGGTTCGTCAACTATGCCTTTCTCCAGAGCACGGCTAGTCGGCTACTGTTGCCACTACAGCGACAACCTCAACCAGTCGACCTCCTCAAATTCCTCCATCTAAACCACGAcgaatgtgtttttggccggatTTCTTCGTCAAATTCCTTGATCTCCTCAAATTCTTCAAGTTCCTTCATCGGTTGATCTGTTTCTAACCGGATCGGTGGTGGATCTTCACCGGATTTTTCAAATCTTGAGATGGTGCAAAAGGCCCGAAAACCCGAGAAACCCGACCTGGAAAACATCGGTCCAGGCTCTCTCCGGTCCCGACTGCCGGAAAACTTCATCTGAGACCGACCCGAAAACTTTGGGCTCGGTCCCGAGCTCAGCATATTGACCCTCGGGCTGGGACCGTGCCCAGGCCTAAGGCAACGTCTTCTTGTTCGTGGTCCAGTTCATCCTCGAAGCCGACCTCAAGGCCATTGACGACATTCAGAGACAGATGATTTTCccatggagagagagaatagatccaattgcacagagagagagagagagagagagagagagagagagagagagagagagagagagagacagacagacagacagacagacagagacagagacagagaggaggaggaggaggaagtctAGAAGACCGCACCACTCCTGCTTCGCTGTAGGTGGAGATCGAATTTCTGATCCTAGTTGTACTGTTGTAATCCTTTTGTCCTTATTCAGAAGATATTTGGCTAATGTCAGCGAAGAGTCCATGTCTCACTCATAGAGATGGAGTTAGAGAGAGACTCTTTGATTTGAATATTTATTTTCAAACGATCTTTAGTATTTGACTTTGACCAAAACAATATTTTGActatttaaattattttatcaattacaataattttcACACTTTTATCTCAACTAAATGTAATATAATTAACACCCCCATCATTATAAGGACTTTCAATCATTGAAAGAACTAATAATCACATAACCACTAATGTAATTCCTTTTGAAATTATTTACAACCGCTAATCGTTTCCATGTATATTTGTTTTCTCTTCATCGTCTAGCGTCCCAACATTCTTGAAATGACCCAATCAATTTTTTCTCACATACTTGAGGGCATGTTAGATGAGATTAtgtgtaaattgaggaattaatCTACTTTCGATTTTGTGCATGATCATGTAACATGTAGGAATTTGGCAAAAATTTTAAGTCCGAGCATCTTGGGAATATAAATCTATAACGCCGTTACCTAACAGGATGTTCATATAAAATACTGAATGCAGGTTTGTGGAAGTTTGCATCCATGCTGGTAGCTTGGATGCTTAATTTTGAATCGGTATGAAATATTTCTTTCGTGATTGTTGGTATACACATATCTCctaggcacaagtatcggaagcacaagactctTATCGCCAATTCATAAGCAAGGAAAGCTCCCAGCTGAGAGTCCCAATACCCCTCGGGGGCGATATCGGGAACCCCGAGCATCCCACACAAAAAGAAACggaaccaagctcccacaaatctgctacattaaggtcatctccaacaacccaaagaggtaactgtttactatcgctttccattatcattatcttaaaACGAGACTGGCTTAGGCATCATAGCGTTGATCGAAGGCCGGCACACTCGGTCTTCCCTCTGATCTTTGTCTGTTCTGTAGATAAGCGAGAATGATAGCGATAGTGGCAGACTAAGACACCCCGTGTTTAGCTGGATCAGACCCCACTCGAGACAACTGAAACAGTGATTTTGATCATATTGTTGCAATGgattattttcagattatggAGTTACATAGAAATCTGGAGTCGATTTACATAACTTTAATTTAGCTCCttcagaaataaaaataaaaactttaatGTTTATGTTGTGTGAGTCTTCTTTGCTTGAGATTCAAAACTATACCGTATAACTTATGGTTCTAAGAATTTCATAAACAACACATTCAGAATATGTAAATTTATCATCTGTAAGGGAGCGAGTATGTGACATGATCGATGATACATGGACAGTTATCACTGCAAGTCTTTAACTTGAATATCTAGTTTATACTTATATAAAACAAAAATGTGAATTTGAGATCATTGctagtgttatatatatatatatatatatatatacaagataTCTTTATTGGACACATCATGTATTGTAATGATACTAAGGAAACCAATTAGTCAATGATTAAATAGTTGAGAATATAATAATGATTATCCGGTTACGATATATTGTTTATGTGATATAATATATTGGTTGGAGACTTAACAAATAAAGGATTTATGTAATCCTAAAGATATGCTATTAAGGTTGCTTAGTCGTAAAGTTGTGTCTTATGGTATCCTCGATGGGTTAGGACTTTAAGACATATAACCATATAAATACAGGGTCCCTAGGCTCACAGTCGATACGCTAAACATTCTGCCCCATTAAGATATAGCATAAGGAGACTGGAGAGACTAGAAGATCGTGTGTTCTACAACGACATCAACCGAAGCAATGGCATCCGGACAAGGTTAGTATGCTATTTGGTTAATCAAAACTTATGGTATAATATGTTTCTATGTGTGCATATGTATAAGGATAATTCAGAATAAAGACTACatgtggtatcagagcgggtcatATGCATCTAGAAATCGTGAAGGTTGTTTTGATTAAATCTTAGGTTTTCAAAATTGAACAgttcaattttaattttattttttgctggatcttgtttttaaagaaaagaacaaaaaaacaaaaaaaaaggaggtcAGAACCCTTTACACAAAACAACGTCGTTTATTTTTCATTGGTAAGagaatttctctctcttccctacGTGGACGACAGCACctggagaatttttttttcctccatttTTGCAATTTTCAAGCTTCTTTTCATGGAGTTAGAAACTAAATTGATGCGAATCCTTCTGGGTTTTTACTACTCTTTGCATCACGATTCCATTGAGGTATGTTTAGCATCTTATGGTTTAATTTTTtgagaattctcaaaatttggAGTTTCTAGAGTTGGTGAGTTTTTCAAATTCGGGTAACCTTGATTCATCGTTTGCTTATGGGTAGTTGTTTATATTGTTTCTTGATGCTTATTGCATGCTTGATTGTAAAGAATTGAGGATTTTGTGCAGattaaagaaatttttttttttcgtttattCTGGAAGTGATGAACTATTGCCTGCTGTGATTGTACAATTGGTGTGAAGACCTTTATGTCTATACGAACTAAAGAACACTAACCATGCAGgtacataacaaaaacaaaactcatAAACCGATCAGTTTAAATTTTCTTACATAATACTGGTTGAGTTTTGTTAGACCATGAGTCCAtatcaagaaaagaaattaaacaattGACCTTGATCAAAAGTTTAAGTATGCTTGGGACCTTAAAGAATTTGGTCGATTTGTGGTTTTAACGATTATGATTGATAAATAGAGCCTTGgattttgtttatttgattATACGTTAAAATCAGCATGCTGGGGTACTTTTAGGGTGCAATAAAGCGATGTCTCCTTACATCTTGGTTGTGAGCAAGACATGTTCATAGATATGCATTCTAATAATTCCTGCggtatgaaaagaaaataaagacatATTGTATGGCATCTTTGGGATCAAATATAATATGTAAACTAAAGAAAAATGGGGTTTGAACAATTATACTTGTTTTATTGTTCTTgatttaagcatgttttatatatattttctcatGTTGTTTTACATGTTTAAATTCAGTTCCTAGCAATGTTCTCTCTGTTGAACCATTAAGTGGTTCAAATTTTAAGAAGTGGAAGGAGGACATAATTATTTCGCTAGGACTAGCAGATTTGGATATAGCACTTAGGACTCCTAAACCAGAGAGCACACATGCCACCGGGACAAACCAACAACGAGCTACATATGAAAAGTGGGAGAGGTCTAACCGGTTATCTCTACTGGTTATGAAAAGATCCATGACAGAGGTCGTACGTGGTAGCATTGAGGATTGTGAGTATGTTGTTGACTATCTTGATGCTATTGGTAATATAAGGAGTCTGAGAAGGCTGAAGGGGTTGCTTTGCTATCTAAGTTTAATTCATCACAGTATGATGGCAATAGAAATATCAGAGAGTACATCATGGGTGTTTTAGAGCTAGGTGCCAAGCTTAATTCTCTAGATTTTGGCATCTCTAAGAAGGTGATGGTGGCTCACATCCTAAATACACTACCACCCTCTTTTAGTCAAATGACTGTTTCCTACAACACCCAAAAAGAAAGCTGGACATCTGATGAGCTTATTTCAAATTGTGTTCAAGAGGAGGAATGTCTTCGTCGGGAGAAGGGAAAATCTGTTAATTTTGTGCAAAAAGGGAAACAAGAGCAGCAgcaaaagggaaaaaagaagcAGCCATATCTTGGGCCTCAAGGGGGTGTGCAAAAGA
This portion of the Rosa chinensis cultivar Old Blush chromosome 1, RchiOBHm-V2, whole genome shotgun sequence genome encodes:
- the LOC121050945 gene encoding uncharacterized protein LOC121050945, with the translated sequence MGVLELGAKLNSLDFGISKKVMVAHILNTLPPSFSQMTVSYNTQKESWTSDELISNCVQEEECLRREKGKSVNFVQKGKQEQQQKGKKKQPYLGPQGGVQKKMFTPSKPSSSNSNGSSNPKSEPFLCYFCKKDGHMKRDCSRYKKWLAKQGLQNKEETKKG